Proteins encoded together in one Mycobacterium noviomagense window:
- a CDS encoding FAD-binding protein gives MNVDVLVVGSGGGGMTAALTAHASGLDTLVVEKSHHFGGSTALSGGGIWVPGAPAQRREGYTPSAEGVVKYLRQITGGQVSEARIRQYVDSAPKMMAFLEQLSDWLQFVWKPGYADYYPELPGGSELGSTINVPPIDLRALGEDEQRLLQPLALAPRGIWLGPKELRSFYQVRQSWTGKAVLVKLVWRMIRARVFDERVAAIGQSLAARLRLAMKERGIPLWLDAPMTQLTTDADGSVTGAVVIKDGAAQQINARRGVILATGGFDHDLPYRKEHQSVVDHDWSFGNPAATGDGIRAGQQVGGSTDLLDEAWWFPAIQWPDGRLQFMLNERMMPSQFVVNGAGKRFINEAAPYMDFGHAMIEGQKSGVTHIPCWLITDHRSWNRYVIAGHLPLPKIPGAPVPTGRKVPQDWLESGVVKAASSFEELATKIGVPPAQLGDTAARFNELARTGHDDDFNRGDSVYDNYYGDPTLPNPNLHPLGKPPYYAFRIILGDLGTSGGLRTDEYARVLRPDDTVVPGLYAVGNTAAALMGRSYAGAGATIGPAMTFGYVAARHIANEIRTAPSESTSQRR, from the coding sequence GTGAATGTCGACGTGCTCGTGGTCGGGTCTGGTGGCGGTGGAATGACCGCCGCGTTGACCGCTCACGCATCCGGTCTGGACACCCTGGTGGTCGAGAAGTCGCACCACTTCGGCGGTTCCACCGCCCTGTCGGGTGGCGGCATCTGGGTTCCGGGCGCACCGGCGCAACGGCGAGAGGGGTACACCCCGTCGGCCGAGGGCGTCGTGAAGTACTTGCGCCAGATCACCGGAGGTCAGGTCAGCGAGGCGCGGATACGCCAGTACGTCGACTCGGCACCGAAAATGATGGCGTTCCTCGAACAGCTCAGCGACTGGCTGCAATTCGTGTGGAAGCCCGGATACGCCGACTACTACCCGGAATTGCCCGGCGGCTCCGAACTCGGCAGCACCATCAACGTGCCGCCGATCGATTTGCGCGCCCTCGGCGAGGATGAACAGCGCCTGCTGCAACCACTGGCGCTGGCCCCCCGCGGAATCTGGCTGGGCCCAAAGGAGCTTCGATCGTTCTATCAGGTCCGCCAGTCCTGGACGGGCAAGGCGGTGCTGGTCAAGCTGGTGTGGCGGATGATCAGGGCGCGCGTCTTCGACGAACGCGTCGCCGCGATCGGCCAATCCCTGGCCGCGCGGCTGCGGCTGGCGATGAAAGAACGCGGTATCCCGCTGTGGCTGGACGCGCCCATGACGCAGCTGACCACCGATGCCGACGGGTCGGTGACCGGCGCTGTCGTCATCAAAGACGGTGCGGCGCAGCAGATCAACGCCCGGCGCGGGGTCATCCTAGCGACCGGAGGTTTCGACCACGACCTGCCCTACCGCAAAGAGCACCAGTCGGTCGTGGACCACGACTGGAGCTTCGGCAACCCGGCCGCCACCGGCGACGGTATCCGCGCCGGGCAACAAGTCGGCGGGTCCACCGATCTCCTGGACGAGGCCTGGTGGTTTCCCGCGATCCAATGGCCCGACGGCAGGCTGCAATTCATGCTCAACGAGCGCATGATGCCGTCGCAGTTCGTCGTCAACGGTGCCGGGAAGCGCTTCATCAACGAGGCTGCGCCCTACATGGACTTCGGCCACGCCATGATCGAGGGGCAGAAGTCCGGCGTGACCCACATCCCGTGCTGGCTGATCACCGACCACCGGTCCTGGAACCGCTACGTCATCGCCGGGCATCTTCCGCTACCGAAGATCCCCGGCGCACCCGTGCCGACCGGTCGCAAGGTACCCCAAGACTGGCTGGAGTCCGGGGTGGTCAAAGCTGCGAGCAGCTTCGAGGAACTGGCCACCAAAATCGGCGTCCCGCCCGCCCAATTAGGCGACACCGCAGCCCGTTTCAACGAATTGGCCCGCACCGGCCACGACGACGACTTCAACCGCGGCGATTCCGTCTACGACAACTACTACGGCGATCCCACCCTGCCCAATCCCAATCTGCATCCGCTGGGCAAGCCGCCGTACTACGCGTTTCGCATCATCCTCGGCGACCTGGGCACCTCCGGCGGCTTGCGCACCGACGAATATGCCCGCGTCCTGCGCCCCGACGACACAGTGGTGCCCGGTTTGTATGCCGTCGGCAACACCGCAGCCGCTCTGATGGGGCGCAGCTACGCCGGCGCCGGGGCAACAATCGGTCCCGCCATGACGTTCGGCTACGTCGCAGCTCGACACATCGCGAACGAAATCAGGACCGCCCCAAGCGAATCGACGTCACAACGGAGGTAA
- a CDS encoding 3-carboxyethylcatechol 2,3-dioxygenase, with amino-acid sequence MLNLPGPSQDLLDDVNSALEQAREFVRDYDPELVVIFAPDHYNGFFYKVMPPFCIGTRAQGVGDYGTYAGELNVAENVATDCAKAVLAAGVDIAVSADMDVDHGTVQPLEKLFGDATARPIVPIFINAVATPLGPLQRSRALGAAVGNYLATLDQRVLIVGSGGLSHDPPMPSLATATPEVADRIVRGRPITSEQRLARQTAVMEAAHKFAVGRSDRRPLNPAWDHRFLEILDGGQLADLDHWSNSFISHEGGDSAHEIRTWVAAFAALAALGPYRTMVRYYKPAAELIAGFAVRTAVPAP; translated from the coding sequence ATGCTGAATCTGCCCGGGCCGTCGCAGGACCTTCTTGACGACGTCAACTCCGCGCTCGAGCAGGCCCGGGAATTCGTCCGCGACTACGACCCCGAGCTCGTGGTCATCTTCGCCCCGGACCACTACAACGGGTTCTTCTACAAGGTCATGCCGCCGTTCTGCATCGGCACGCGCGCCCAAGGGGTCGGTGACTACGGAACCTACGCCGGCGAGCTCAATGTCGCCGAAAACGTCGCCACCGACTGCGCCAAAGCTGTTCTCGCCGCGGGTGTCGACATCGCGGTATCGGCCGACATGGATGTCGACCACGGCACCGTGCAACCGCTCGAGAAGCTGTTCGGGGATGCCACTGCGCGCCCGATCGTGCCGATCTTCATCAACGCGGTGGCCACGCCGCTGGGCCCGCTGCAGCGGTCCCGGGCCCTCGGTGCCGCTGTCGGCAACTACCTGGCAACCCTGGATCAGCGGGTGTTGATCGTGGGATCCGGTGGGCTGTCGCATGATCCGCCCATGCCGTCGCTGGCGACCGCGACGCCGGAGGTTGCCGATCGGATCGTGCGCGGCCGTCCCATCACGTCCGAGCAGCGGCTCGCCCGGCAAACGGCGGTGATGGAGGCAGCCCACAAGTTCGCCGTGGGGCGCAGCGACCGCCGGCCGCTGAACCCTGCCTGGGACCACCGCTTCCTGGAAATCCTCGACGGGGGACAGCTGGCCGATCTGGATCACTGGTCCAACTCGTTCATCTCACACGAAGGCGGCGACTCCGCTCACGAAATCCGCACCTGGGTAGCCGCATTCGCCGCTCTGGCTGCCCTGGGCCCATACCGGACCATGGTTCGCTACTACAAGCCGGCTGCCGAGTTGATCGCCGGATTCGCCGTCCGAACGGCGGTGCCGGCGCCGTGA
- a CDS encoding serine/threonine-protein kinase PknD encodes MVSNPQLSRVGSRFGPYQLLRLLGRGGMGEVYEAEDTRKHRVVALKLISGQFSGNPVFRARLQREADAAGRLTEPHVVPIHDYGELDGQFYVEMRLIDGISLRNVLLREGPMPPARAVAILSQVAAALDAAHAAGVTHRDVKPENVLITGNDFAYLVDFGIARAATDPSLTQTGIAVGTYNYMAPERFSGNEVTHSADIYSLACLLNECVTGAPPYPTDSMERLIASHLMQPPPRPSQLRPGQVPPALDQVIAKGMAKNPAERYRSAGEFARAAHDALTTSEQHQAATILQHSEEETRPSRALGADPRTGRAPAPPGGGATMARRSPSGTSPGMPTGGWSPTPAPNSLPEWLQPTEHRQGRRGILIGAALLVVIAVVAAVAYLVLSPPHGKQSASGETVLPFNGLNFRLSPGGVALDSADGVYVTNQGMYGRVVKLPAGSSTPAVLPFSGLYEPQGIAVDSSGAVYATDFNNRVVKLPAGSNNQSDLPITGLNYPEGVAVDTAGNVYVADRGNNRVVKLDIGSSTQSDLPFTDLNHPDGVAVDNAGNVYVVDTDNNRVVKLEGGSNQTVLPFTGLSVPWGVAVDKAGNVYVTEHDDSKVVKLTAGSNATSVLPFTGLNTPLDVVVDNSGNVYVADRGNDRVVKLPPS; translated from the coding sequence ATGGTGAGCAACCCCCAGCTTTCGCGGGTCGGATCACGGTTTGGGCCGTATCAACTCTTGCGGCTGCTGGGCCGCGGCGGGATGGGCGAAGTCTACGAAGCCGAGGACACCCGCAAACACCGCGTGGTGGCCTTGAAGCTGATCTCGGGGCAATTCTCGGGCAACCCGGTGTTCCGCGCGCGCTTGCAACGCGAGGCCGACGCCGCCGGCCGGCTGACCGAGCCCCATGTGGTCCCGATCCATGACTACGGCGAGCTCGACGGCCAGTTCTACGTGGAAATGCGTTTGATCGACGGCATCTCGCTACGCAACGTTCTGCTGCGGGAGGGTCCAATGCCCCCCGCACGGGCGGTTGCGATCCTGAGTCAAGTGGCCGCCGCGCTGGACGCCGCGCATGCCGCCGGCGTCACGCACCGAGACGTCAAACCGGAAAACGTCTTGATCACCGGAAACGACTTCGCCTATTTGGTGGATTTCGGTATCGCCCGCGCTGCCACCGACCCGTCGCTGACACAGACCGGGATCGCGGTCGGCACCTACAACTACATGGCACCCGAGCGCTTCAGCGGCAACGAGGTGACACACAGCGCCGATATCTATTCGCTGGCCTGTCTGTTGAACGAGTGTGTGACCGGGGCGCCTCCGTATCCAACGGACAGCATGGAGCGGCTGATCGCCTCGCATCTGATGCAACCGCCGCCGCGGCCCAGCCAGCTCCGACCCGGACAGGTTCCACCGGCGTTAGACCAGGTGATCGCCAAGGGTATGGCCAAAAATCCGGCAGAGCGTTATCGCAGCGCCGGTGAATTCGCCCGGGCCGCCCACGATGCGCTGACCACCTCCGAGCAGCACCAGGCCGCAACGATTCTGCAGCACAGCGAGGAAGAAACCCGGCCGTCGCGCGCCCTGGGAGCCGATCCCCGGACGGGCCGTGCGCCGGCGCCCCCCGGCGGCGGTGCGACGATGGCTCGTCGTTCGCCATCGGGCACGTCGCCGGGGATGCCGACGGGAGGATGGTCACCGACTCCCGCGCCAAACAGCCTGCCGGAGTGGCTGCAACCCACCGAGCACCGCCAGGGCAGGCGGGGCATTCTGATCGGCGCTGCTTTGCTCGTCGTTATCGCGGTGGTCGCCGCGGTCGCATACCTGGTGTTGTCGCCGCCGCACGGCAAGCAGTCGGCGTCGGGAGAAACCGTGCTTCCCTTCAACGGTCTCAACTTCCGCCTCTCCCCGGGTGGGGTTGCGCTGGACAGCGCCGACGGTGTCTACGTCACCAATCAGGGCATGTACGGCCGGGTGGTGAAGCTGCCGGCCGGGTCGAGCACTCCGGCGGTGCTGCCGTTCTCCGGCCTTTACGAGCCGCAAGGCATCGCGGTCGACAGCTCCGGCGCCGTGTACGCCACCGACTTCAACAACAGGGTGGTGAAGTTGCCCGCTGGGTCGAACAACCAGAGCGATCTACCGATTACGGGTCTCAACTACCCCGAGGGAGTAGCGGTGGATACCGCCGGCAACGTGTATGTCGCCGACCGCGGCAACAACCGGGTGGTGAAGCTGGATATCGGCTCGAGCACGCAGTCCGACCTGCCGTTCACCGACCTCAATCACCCGGACGGTGTCGCGGTGGACAACGCGGGCAACGTCTACGTCGTCGATACCGACAACAACCGGGTGGTGAAGTTGGAGGGCGGCTCGAACCAGACCGTGCTGCCCTTCACTGGCCTCAGCGTGCCCTGGGGCGTCGCGGTGGACAAGGCCGGCAATGTGTACGTGACCGAACACGACGACAGCAAGGTAGTGAAACTGACGGCGGGATCGAACGCCACGAGCGTGCTGCCGTTCACCGGTCTCAACACTCCGCTCGACGTGGTGGTCGACAACTCCGGCAATGTGTATGTCGCCGACCGGGGCAACGACAGGGTGGTGAAGCTGCCACCGAGCTGA
- a CDS encoding coniferyl-alcohol dehydrogenase gives MGRIDELWRYDGRRAVVTGCSSGIGAHVAKQLTELGADVVGLDMRQPTFEIAEFHELDLTEPASIDRAVTATGSQVDSLFNVAGVSSGIGDPLRVVTINFLGLRHLTEAITPKMSAGSTVVSVSSLAAASYQEHRKEVAGLLHTQTMAEGIDWCRAHPDALADGGYRLSKEAIILYTMKKAVPLGANDIRINCTGPGVTETPILDQLRSAYGQQYLDDIPKPLGRNAEPAEQAAVLVFLNSRAASYITGQVVWVDGGNIGAAIARDLEKGPAPWPA, from the coding sequence ATGGGACGGATCGACGAACTTTGGCGCTACGACGGCCGCCGGGCGGTAGTGACCGGATGTTCGTCGGGCATCGGCGCGCACGTCGCAAAGCAGCTTACCGAGCTCGGCGCCGACGTGGTCGGACTAGACATGCGCCAGCCCACGTTCGAGATCGCCGAATTTCACGAGCTTGACCTCACCGAGCCGGCGTCCATCGACCGTGCCGTCACCGCGACCGGCAGTCAGGTCGATTCGTTGTTCAACGTCGCCGGCGTCTCCTCGGGGATCGGTGACCCGTTGCGCGTCGTGACCATCAACTTCCTGGGCCTGCGCCACCTCACCGAGGCCATCACGCCCAAGATGTCGGCGGGTTCTACCGTCGTGAGCGTGTCCTCGCTCGCGGCTGCCTCCTACCAGGAGCATCGAAAGGAGGTGGCCGGGCTGCTGCATACGCAGACGATGGCCGAGGGGATAGATTGGTGTCGCGCTCATCCCGACGCACTGGCCGACGGCGGCTACCGGTTGTCGAAAGAGGCCATCATCCTCTACACGATGAAGAAAGCTGTCCCATTGGGGGCCAACGATATTCGCATCAACTGCACCGGGCCGGGCGTCACCGAGACCCCGATCCTCGATCAGCTGCGCAGCGCGTACGGTCAGCAGTACCTGGATGACATCCCCAAACCACTGGGCCGCAATGCCGAGCCCGCCGAACAGGCCGCAGTGCTGGTGTTCTTGAACAGCCGAGCGGCCAGCTACATCACCGGCCAAGTCGTATGGGTCGACGGAGGAAACATCGGCGCTGCCATCGCCCGCGACCTCGAGAAGGGACCGGCTCCGTGGCCAGCCTGA
- a CDS encoding NADPH-dependent FMN reductase, with product MTASKTQGPLIVGIGGTLRPNSSTERALRYCLAAVERQGGRTKLYCGKDLDLPMYSPHELERTPKAAELVRALRDADAVVVASPGYHGSVSGLIKNALDYIEDLREDQRVYLDNTPWGCITCAYGWQASVGTLNHLRSIGHALRAWPTPLGVAINSADRIWDENGELTDMTIKSQLELLATQLVTFAPPARGTE from the coding sequence ATGACTGCAAGCAAGACCCAAGGACCGCTCATCGTCGGGATCGGTGGCACCTTACGGCCGAACTCGTCGACCGAACGGGCACTGCGGTACTGCCTGGCGGCCGTCGAGCGACAAGGCGGGCGCACCAAGCTGTACTGCGGCAAGGATCTCGATCTGCCGATGTACAGTCCGCACGAGCTGGAACGCACCCCGAAAGCTGCGGAATTGGTCCGCGCGCTTCGCGATGCCGACGCTGTCGTGGTGGCCTCGCCCGGATACCACGGCAGCGTGTCGGGGCTGATCAAAAACGCCCTCGACTACATCGAAGACTTGCGAGAAGACCAGCGCGTCTATCTCGACAACACCCCTTGGGGCTGCATCACCTGTGCGTACGGCTGGCAGGCCTCCGTCGGTACGCTCAACCATCTGCGCAGCATCGGACACGCGCTGCGTGCCTGGCCGACCCCACTCGGTGTGGCGATCAACTCCGCGGACCGGATCTGGGACGAGAACGGCGAATTGACCGATATGACGATCAAGAGCCAACTTGAGTTGCTCGCAACGCAATTGGTCACGTTTGCACCTCCTGCCCGCGGGACGGAATGA
- a CDS encoding cyclase family protein, which produces MASLTEFRRVARDVCNWGRWGESDELGTLNFITAEKVAEAATLVKHGKVFPLGVDFGSGGPQGAFEFRHNPMHVMTVDGGDASTLLRYGPEWARNTVARQLSGYFQDNPFRFNDDMIIMPLQAASQWDALSHVYYDDQLYNGFPASSVTSFGAYHCGIDKVDGKGITSRGVLLDLVRHRGVETFLEPGNPVTPEELDEVVRAQHVSVGRGDIVVIRTGWWARFLATGDGSEPGSGLDWRCASWFYDHDVAAVAADNLMVEDPVSGVEGTFLPMHMLCLRDMGLMLGEYWDLTALAEDCANDGVYEFQLIAPPLRVVGAVGSPVNPIAIK; this is translated from the coding sequence GTGGCCAGCCTGACCGAGTTTCGCCGAGTCGCCCGCGACGTCTGCAACTGGGGCCGCTGGGGTGAGAGCGACGAACTGGGCACGTTGAACTTCATCACCGCGGAGAAGGTCGCGGAAGCGGCAACCCTGGTCAAGCATGGCAAGGTGTTCCCACTCGGCGTCGACTTCGGGTCGGGCGGCCCGCAGGGCGCGTTTGAGTTCCGGCACAACCCGATGCACGTCATGACGGTCGACGGGGGTGACGCCAGCACGCTGCTTCGCTACGGCCCCGAGTGGGCCCGCAATACCGTGGCGCGCCAACTGAGCGGGTACTTCCAGGACAACCCGTTTCGGTTCAACGACGACATGATCATCATGCCGCTGCAGGCGGCCAGCCAGTGGGATGCGTTGTCTCACGTCTACTACGACGACCAGCTCTACAACGGCTTTCCGGCAAGCTCGGTGACCAGCTTCGGGGCGTACCACTGCGGTATCGACAAGGTCGACGGCAAAGGCATCACGTCTCGCGGTGTGCTGCTCGACCTCGTCCGGCACCGCGGCGTGGAAACCTTTCTCGAGCCGGGCAATCCGGTCACGCCCGAGGAACTGGACGAAGTCGTACGGGCTCAGCATGTGAGCGTCGGGCGCGGTGACATCGTCGTGATCCGCACCGGCTGGTGGGCAAGGTTTCTGGCCACCGGCGACGGCAGCGAGCCTGGATCCGGGCTGGATTGGCGGTGTGCATCGTGGTTCTACGACCACGACGTCGCGGCGGTCGCCGCCGACAACCTCATGGTCGAAGATCCGGTATCCGGGGTCGAGGGCACGTTTTTGCCGATGCACATGCTCTGCCTGCGCGACATGGGCTTGATGCTCGGCGAATACTGGGACCTCACCGCGCTGGCCGAAGACTGCGCCAACGACGGTGTCTACGAATTCCAGCTCATCGCCCCACCGCTGAGAGTCGTTGGCGCCGTGGGCTCGCCAGTGAATCCGATCGCCATCAAGTAA
- a CDS encoding alpha/beta fold hydrolase: MSTGIQRKTAVVDGLLTHYLEAGHGDPVVLLHGGEFGASAEIGWERNIAALAEHHRVIGPDLLGFGESAKVIDFNDGRGMRIRHVARLCVELGINSAHFVGNSMGAIMLLTDATSDAPRLPVRSMVVICGGGELQRNQYMQALYEYDATLPAMRRIVEALFYDPSYPADDKYVRRRYESSTAPGAWEAVAAARFRRPGAPPPPAASSARPYERIDVPTLVVEGGDDKLLPAGWAAEIAKQIDGGRREVVDRAGHCPQIEKADVVNELLLDFL, encoded by the coding sequence ATGAGTACGGGCATTCAGCGAAAAACGGCAGTAGTCGACGGGCTGCTCACCCACTACTTAGAGGCCGGGCACGGCGACCCGGTGGTGTTGCTGCACGGCGGCGAATTCGGCGCCAGCGCCGAAATCGGTTGGGAACGCAACATTGCGGCGCTGGCCGAGCACCATCGCGTCATCGGCCCGGATCTGTTGGGCTTCGGCGAGTCTGCGAAAGTCATCGACTTCAACGACGGGCGCGGCATGCGGATTCGGCATGTTGCGCGGTTGTGCGTCGAGTTGGGGATCAACTCCGCGCACTTCGTCGGCAACTCGATGGGTGCCATCATGCTGCTCACCGACGCGACGTCGGATGCGCCGCGGCTGCCGGTGCGGAGCATGGTGGTCATCTGCGGCGGCGGAGAGCTCCAGCGCAATCAGTACATGCAGGCGCTCTACGAGTACGACGCGACCCTGCCGGCCATGCGCCGCATCGTCGAGGCATTGTTCTACGACCCCAGCTATCCCGCCGACGACAAGTACGTGCGGCGCCGTTACGAGTCGAGCACCGCTCCTGGAGCGTGGGAGGCGGTGGCCGCGGCGCGGTTTCGCCGCCCCGGTGCGCCGCCGCCGCCCGCTGCGTCCAGCGCACGACCGTACGAGCGCATCGACGTGCCCACGCTGGTCGTGGAGGGAGGCGACGACAAACTCCTACCGGCCGGATGGGCCGCCGAAATCGCCAAGCAGATCGACGGCGGCCGCCGGGAGGTGGTAGATCGTGCCGGCCACTGCCCGCAAATCGAGAAGGCCGACGTAGTCAACGAACTTCTGCTCGATTTCCTCTAG
- a CDS encoding LLM class flavin-dependent oxidoreductase produces MKISLLHEFPLPRPWAPDDEHKLFQDGLDEVELADKAGFSTVWLTEHHFLEEYCHSTAPEIFLAAASQRTKNIRLGFGIMHLPPPVNHPARVAERIATLDLLSNGRVEFGTGESSSVGELGGFGIDPADKRAMWEEALDVAIRCMIEEPFTGFRGRHVVMPPRNVVPKPLQNPHPPVWVACTRPASVQMAAQKCIGALSFAYTGPGPLTERVNGYYKELEEHGAPVTPQINPNILAIGGDLSMMVAPTDEQAVERIGKGGGFFAFGIMHYYMTGMHTPGRTGVWKRYLEEIEKDPTIAYGPGRGPIGSPATVREFLRGYEESGVDELILLLTPRSHEATMESIELMGKQVLPEFIERDEKARAEKAKRLEPIIEKVEARRAESQAPEFDESYAFGGLPTGRDHYTANEVSLAMDEMNAGIEQAAQKLKEEGWASRNPAADQQRTT; encoded by the coding sequence ATGAAGATTTCGCTCTTGCACGAATTTCCACTGCCGCGCCCGTGGGCACCCGACGACGAGCACAAGCTTTTCCAGGACGGTCTCGACGAGGTCGAGTTGGCCGACAAGGCCGGCTTTTCCACCGTGTGGCTCACCGAACACCACTTCCTCGAGGAGTACTGCCACTCGACGGCGCCGGAGATATTTCTCGCGGCGGCGAGCCAACGAACCAAGAACATCCGGCTTGGCTTCGGCATCATGCACCTTCCGCCGCCGGTCAACCATCCGGCGCGGGTCGCCGAACGCATCGCCACCCTCGACCTGCTCTCCAACGGACGAGTGGAGTTCGGCACGGGCGAGTCGTCGTCGGTCGGTGAATTGGGCGGGTTCGGCATCGATCCCGCCGACAAGCGGGCGATGTGGGAGGAGGCGCTGGACGTCGCAATCCGCTGCATGATCGAGGAGCCGTTTACCGGGTTCAGGGGACGCCACGTCGTCATGCCACCCCGCAACGTTGTTCCCAAGCCGTTGCAGAATCCGCACCCTCCGGTGTGGGTCGCCTGTACGCGGCCCGCCTCAGTGCAGATGGCTGCGCAAAAGTGCATCGGCGCACTGAGTTTCGCGTATACCGGGCCAGGGCCGCTGACCGAACGCGTCAACGGCTACTACAAGGAATTGGAAGAACACGGCGCCCCGGTGACACCGCAGATCAATCCGAACATCCTCGCGATCGGCGGTGACCTGTCCATGATGGTCGCCCCGACCGACGAGCAGGCAGTCGAACGCATCGGAAAAGGCGGCGGGTTCTTCGCGTTCGGCATCATGCACTACTACATGACCGGTATGCACACACCCGGCCGGACCGGCGTCTGGAAGAGATATCTCGAAGAGATCGAAAAGGATCCGACCATCGCCTACGGGCCCGGCCGAGGCCCGATCGGCAGCCCCGCCACAGTCCGCGAATTCCTTCGCGGCTACGAGGAAAGCGGCGTGGACGAGCTCATCCTGCTGCTCACACCACGCAGCCACGAGGCGACGATGGAATCGATCGAGCTGATGGGAAAGCAGGTGTTGCCCGAGTTCATCGAACGCGACGAGAAGGCAAGGGCCGAAAAGGCGAAGCGGCTCGAACCCATCATCGAAAAGGTCGAGGCGCGCCGGGCCGAATCGCAAGCTCCGGAGTTCGACGAAAGCTATGCGTTCGGCGGCCTGCCCACTGGTCGGGACCACTACACCGCGAACGAGGTGTCGCTGGCGATGGACGAGATGAACGCCGGCATCGAGCAAGCCGCCCAGAAACTCAAGGAAGAAGGGTGGGCCAGCAGAAACCCGGCCGCCGACCAGCAGCGAACCACGTGA
- the pstS gene encoding phosphate ABC transporter substrate-binding protein PstS — protein MFNHRFGAALSVLAVSALVLSGCGSNANTSSAGSNGGSTPVNCGGKKKLHASGSTAQVHAIEQFVYAYIRACPGYTLDYAANGSGKGVEQFTSNETDLAGSDKPLNPTKGEPDRAAARCGSPAWDLPAVFGPIAITYNVKGVSTLNLDGPTTAKIFNGGITMWNDPAIHALNSDTDLPATPVHVIFRTDRSGTTANFQDYLDDASNGAWGKGTGETFHGGVGDGYNGNDGTSAAVKSTDGAVTYNEWSYAVGRQLSMAQIITSAGSDPVAITTDSVRKTIDGARFKGQGNDLVLDTTSFYKPTQSGAYPLVLATYEIVCSKYPDSATGAAVKAFMQATIGAGQDGLDQYGYIPLPDSFKNKLATAVNAIA, from the coding sequence GTGTTCAACCACCGGTTCGGCGCCGCGCTGAGTGTGCTGGCTGTCAGCGCACTGGTGTTATCGGGCTGCGGTAGCAACGCAAACACGTCGTCGGCGGGATCCAACGGCGGGTCGACACCAGTCAATTGCGGCGGCAAGAAGAAACTCCATGCCAGCGGATCGACCGCGCAAGTTCACGCCATCGAACAATTTGTCTACGCGTATATCCGGGCATGCCCCGGCTACACGCTCGACTACGCGGCAAACGGCTCGGGCAAGGGGGTGGAGCAGTTCACCAGTAACGAAACTGATCTGGCGGGTTCCGATAAGCCGCTGAATCCGACGAAGGGTGAGCCCGACCGAGCAGCGGCGCGGTGCGGTTCGCCGGCGTGGGACCTGCCGGCAGTGTTCGGCCCGATCGCGATCACCTACAACGTCAAAGGCGTGAGCACGCTGAACCTGGACGGCCCGACCACGGCGAAAATCTTCAACGGCGGCATCACGATGTGGAACGACCCGGCAATCCACGCGCTCAATAGCGATACCGACCTTCCCGCAACACCTGTACACGTCATCTTCCGCACCGACAGGTCCGGTACCACAGCCAACTTCCAGGACTACCTCGACGACGCATCCAACGGCGCTTGGGGCAAAGGCACCGGCGAGACTTTCCATGGCGGTGTCGGCGACGGGTACAACGGCAATGACGGCACGTCAGCTGCGGTGAAGAGCACCGACGGGGCGGTCACTTACAACGAGTGGTCATACGCGGTGGGTCGTCAGCTGAGCATGGCGCAAATCATCACGTCAGCCGGCTCCGATCCGGTGGCGATCACCACCGACTCCGTCCGCAAGACGATCGACGGGGCCAGGTTCAAAGGACAGGGCAATGACTTGGTGCTCGACACGACGTCGTTCTACAAGCCGACGCAGTCCGGCGCCTATCCGCTGGTGCTGGCGACGTATGAAATAGTCTGTTCCAAGTATCCGGATTCCGCCACCGGGGCGGCTGTAAAAGCGTTTATGCAAGCCACAATTGGCGCCGGTCAAGACGGCTTGGACCAGTACGGATACATTCCGCTGCCGGACTCGTTCAAAAACAAACTCGCCACGGCGGTGAACGCAATCGCGTGA